A window of Solea senegalensis isolate Sse05_10M linkage group LG20, IFAPA_SoseM_1, whole genome shotgun sequence contains these coding sequences:
- the irx4b gene encoding iroquois-class homeodomain protein IRX-4b has product MAYSQLGYSYSTTPQFLMTSSSLASCLEPASPRSHPVLRSPGHQLTPGTGIGVYSGPYPRSQGYYDTCSSDATALYSRGPLDAKEGAASVHVGTSQTPAYYPYEYTFGQYSYDRHGYSCSDSASRRKNATRETTSTLKAWLQEHQKNPYPTKGEKIMLAIITRMTLTQVSTWFANARRRLKKENKVTWSPRACKGSDERGCDDNSDEAEKTLKDDKDQSEQQCADLQSDLEDFDLLESDASDCDPKPQYLPEDSEESSNANLPHGHLTDPDSLHREERLSPDSPRLAAVQHQNTTFYPNPDLRGANAKPKIWSIAQTAVSLDGSLEPEYPPCMLSTAGSSSPVYPSTMGLINRDRQQESPVATLREWVDGVFHGPPFLQPKPAEVWKGLNDAMMDSRAPGQSFDLVRSTSSL; this is encoded by the exons ATGGCTTACTCTCAGCTGGGATATTCCTACTCCACCACACCACAG TTTCTGATGACCTCAAGCTCTCTGGCCAGTTGTCTGGAGCCTGCATCGCCCCGTTCTCACCCGGTGCTCCGCTCCCCGGGGCACCAGCTCACTCCGGGCACCGGCATCGGAGTGTACAGCGGCCCTTATCCAAGGAGCCAGGGCTACTACGACACCTGCTCCAGCGACGCCACCGCTCTCTACTCCAGA GGGCCACTCGATGCCAAAGAGGGAGCTGCATCTGTGCATGTGGGCACATCTCAGACTCCTGCCTACTATCCTTATGAATACACATTTGGACAATATTCTTATGACAGACATGG gtATTCCTGCTCTGACAGTGCTTCCCGTCGTAAAAATGCCACTCGTGAGACCACCAGCACCCTGAAAGCCTGGCTGCAGGAGCACCAGAAGAACCCGTATCCCACAAAGGGAGAGAAGATTATGCTCGCCATCATCACCAGGATGACACTCACACAG GTGTCTACATGGTTTGCCAACGCACGCCGGAGGCTAAAGAAGGAGAACAAGGTGACCTGGTCACCGAGGGCTTGCAAAGGCTCCGATGAACGAGGCTGTGATGATAACAGTGATGAGGCTGAGAAGACACTTAAAGATGACAAAGACCAGTCTG AGCAACAATGTGCAGACCTGCAGAGTGATCTTGAAGACTTTGACCTGCTGGAATCGGACGCTTCCGACTGTGATCCGAAGCCACAATACCTACCTGAGGACAGCGAAGAGAGCTCAAACGCAAATCTCCCACATGGGCATCTCACAGATCCAGATTCCCTGCACAGAGAAGAGAGACTGTCCCCCGACTCGCCAAGACTCGCAGCAGTCCAACACCAAAACACCACCTTCTACCCGAATCCAGACCTCCGAGGTGCAAACGCCAAGCCCAAAATATGGTCCATTGCCCAAACTGCAGTGTCTCTGGACGGCAGCTTGGAGCCAGAGTATCCTCCCTGTATGCTGTCGACCGCCGGGTCCTCCTCACCCGTCTATCCATCAACTATGGGGCTCATTAACAGAGACAGGCAGCAGGAATCACCGGTGGCCACGCTCAGAGAATGGGTGGACGGAGTTTTCCACGGTCCCCCTTTTCTACAGCCCAAACCGGCCGAGGTGTGGAAAGGTTTGAATGACGCTATGATGGACAGCAGAGCACCGGGACAATCCTTTGACCTCGTGAGGTCCACATCGTCTTTGTAG
- the ndufs6 gene encoding NADH dehydrogenase [ubiquinone] iron-sulfur protein 6, mitochondrial — MAAAVARVLSFSKNAKVIVSPLKLCVVPARSYSLEVSSTGEVITHTGQVFDEKDPRRARFVGRQKEVNKNFAIKLVAEEPVTDVEGRVVSCDGGGGALGHPKVYINLDKETKVGTCGYCGLQFRQKHHH, encoded by the exons ATGGCGGCCGCAGTGGCTAGAGTTCTGTCCTTCAGTAAAAATGCTAAGGTGATTGTTTCTCCACTGAAGCTCTGTGTTGTTCCTGCTCGCAGCTACAGCTTAGAGGTGTCCAGTACCGGCGAGGTCATCACTCACACCGGACAG GTTTTTGATGAGAAGGATCCCAGGAGAGCCAGATTTGTCGGCAGGCAGAAAGAG GTGAATAAGAACTTTGCCATCAAGTTGGTGGCAGAAGAGCCGGTGACTGACGTTGAGGGCAGAGTTGTGTCCTGTGATGGAGGCGGTGGAGCGCTGGGCCACCCCAAAGTCTACATCAACCTG gataaagaaacaaaagtggGCACATGTGGCTACTGTGGATTACAATTCAGACAGAAGCATCATCACTAA